A genomic segment from Stenotrophomonas maltophilia encodes:
- a CDS encoding DMT family transporter produces MSTPDTRKALWQIHFCVLLWGVTAILGKLITLPALPLVWWRMLLVTAMLALLPRVWRGLRTLPLRLVAGYAGIGALVAMHWLTFYGAVKLANASVAATCIALAPVFTSIIEPWVAKRPFQLRELAFGLAVLPGVALVVGGVPDGMRLGVLIGAISALLVAVFGSLNKRMVSHADPLTVTALELGAGTLTLTLLAPLMPYLLPALASPLWVVPNLHDGILLLVLAGFCTLLPFALALVALRHLSAYTVQLVTNLEPVYAVLLAVVLLREQHEVTPWFYLGVAIIVGAVFLHPLLNRRKPVQHPEILGTAEARNIAD; encoded by the coding sequence ATGAGCACACCCGACACCCGCAAAGCGCTGTGGCAGATCCATTTCTGTGTCCTGCTGTGGGGCGTCACCGCCATCCTCGGCAAGCTGATCACCCTGCCCGCGCTGCCGCTGGTGTGGTGGCGCATGCTGCTGGTGACGGCGATGCTGGCCCTGCTGCCGCGGGTCTGGCGTGGGTTGCGCACGCTGCCGCTGCGGCTGGTGGCGGGCTACGCCGGCATCGGCGCGCTGGTCGCCATGCACTGGCTGACGTTCTACGGCGCGGTGAAGCTGGCCAATGCCTCGGTGGCCGCCACCTGCATCGCGCTGGCGCCGGTGTTCACCTCGATCATCGAACCCTGGGTGGCCAAGCGGCCGTTCCAGCTACGTGAGCTGGCGTTCGGCCTGGCGGTGCTGCCGGGTGTCGCGCTGGTGGTCGGTGGCGTGCCCGATGGCATGCGCCTGGGTGTCTTGATCGGCGCGATCTCAGCGCTGCTGGTGGCGGTGTTCGGCTCGCTCAACAAGCGCATGGTCAGCCACGCCGATCCGCTCACGGTCACCGCGCTGGAGCTGGGTGCCGGCACCCTCACCCTGACGCTGCTGGCGCCGCTGATGCCCTACCTGCTGCCAGCGCTGGCCAGCCCACTGTGGGTGGTCCCGAATCTGCACGACGGCATCCTGCTGCTGGTGCTGGCCGGATTCTGCACGCTGCTGCCGTTCGCCCTGGCACTGGTCGCACTGCGCCACCTGAGCGCCTATACGGTGCAGCTGGTGACCAACCTGGAACCGGTCTATGCGGTGCTGCTGGCGGTGGTACTGCTGCGCGAGCAGCACGAAGTCACCCCGTGGTTCTACCTGGGCGTGGCGATCATCGTCGGCGCCGTGTTCCTGCATCCGCTGCTGAACCGCCGCAAGCCGGTGCAGCATCCGGAGATCCTCGGCACGGCCGAGGCGCGCAACATCGCCGATTGA
- a CDS encoding serine hydrolase, whose protein sequence is MKPWIGGAVLLACTTMASAATPAQLQDLDATVERVRAQFDVPGIAVAVVKDGQVVLERGWGLREQGKPDPVQADTLFAIASNTKAFTATSLNLLAEEGKLKMDDKVIDHLPSFRMSDPFVTGQMTIRDLLSHRSGLSLGAGDLLFWPTTSYSNAEVVQRLGKVPLKGGFRENYAYDNILYAVAQQVIEHVSGMSYQQFLQTRIFDKVGMAGTRYNADHLKPGDKAAVGHAKYDFKDLRTVAPLTWSNNAGAGGIYSSAHDMARWMQVQLAEGKLADGTALFSEKSQQQMWRMITPQSIPAPSVPELAPARANFAGYGEGWSLSDYRGQKLVWHTGGWPGMVSRLTLVPGEKLGVVVLTNQEVGAAFNAITLSVLDAYLGGEKHDWVDAYAKAVAKGQDKADEAWAKHQSARDKGSTPSLPLAGYTGTFRDRWYGDMQIRAEGKGLRLRFMKTAQLSGRLEHWQHDTFIVRWDDRSLNADAFVNFNLDPDGKVSDVRMQSISDLTDFSFDFQDLLFTPVK, encoded by the coding sequence ATGAAACCCTGGATTGGAGGAGCCGTGCTGCTGGCGTGCACGACCATGGCGAGCGCTGCCACCCCGGCGCAGCTGCAGGACCTGGATGCGACCGTCGAGCGCGTGCGCGCGCAGTTCGACGTGCCCGGCATCGCCGTGGCCGTGGTCAAGGATGGCCAGGTGGTGCTGGAACGTGGCTGGGGCCTGCGTGAGCAGGGCAAGCCGGATCCGGTGCAGGCCGACACGCTGTTTGCCATCGCCTCCAACACCAAGGCGTTCACGGCCACCTCGCTGAACCTGCTCGCAGAAGAGGGCAAGCTGAAGATGGACGACAAGGTGATCGACCACCTGCCGTCGTTCCGCATGTCCGATCCATTCGTCACCGGGCAGATGACGATCCGCGACCTGCTGTCGCATCGCAGCGGCCTGAGCCTGGGCGCCGGTGACCTGCTGTTCTGGCCGACCACTTCCTACAGCAACGCCGAAGTGGTGCAGCGGCTGGGCAAGGTGCCGCTGAAGGGCGGCTTCCGCGAGAACTATGCCTACGACAACATCCTGTACGCGGTCGCCCAGCAGGTGATCGAGCACGTTTCCGGCATGAGCTACCAACAGTTCCTGCAGACCCGCATCTTCGACAAGGTGGGCATGGCCGGCACGCGCTACAACGCCGACCACCTGAAGCCGGGTGACAAGGCGGCGGTCGGCCACGCCAAGTACGATTTCAAGGACCTGCGCACCGTCGCACCGCTGACCTGGTCGAACAATGCCGGCGCTGGTGGCATCTATTCCAGTGCGCACGACATGGCGCGCTGGATGCAGGTGCAGCTGGCCGAAGGCAAGCTGGCCGACGGCACCGCGCTGTTCAGTGAAAAGAGCCAGCAGCAGATGTGGCGGATGATCACTCCGCAGTCGATCCCGGCGCCGAGCGTGCCGGAGCTGGCACCGGCGCGGGCCAACTTCGCCGGCTACGGCGAAGGCTGGAGCCTGAGCGACTACCGTGGGCAGAAGCTTGTCTGGCACACCGGTGGCTGGCCGGGCATGGTCTCGCGCTTGACCCTGGTGCCGGGCGAAAAGCTGGGCGTGGTGGTGCTGACCAACCAGGAAGTGGGCGCGGCGTTCAACGCGATCACCCTGAGCGTGCTTGACGCCTATCTGGGCGGCGAGAAGCACGACTGGGTGGACGCCTATGCCAAGGCGGTGGCCAAGGGCCAGGACAAGGCCGACGAGGCCTGGGCCAAGCACCAGAGTGCGCGCGACAAGGGCAGCACGCCGTCGCTGCCGCTGGCGGGCTACACCGGCACGTTCCGCGACCGCTGGTATGGCGACATGCAGATTCGTGCCGAGGGCAAGGGCCTGCGCCTGCGCTTCATGAAGACCGCGCAGCTGAGCGGGCGCCTGGAGCACTGGCAGCACGACACCTTCATCGTTCGCTGGGACGACCGTTCGCTCAACGCCGACGCATTCGTGAATTTCAACCTGGACCCGGATGGCAAGGTGAGCGACGTGCGCATGCAGTCGATCTCCGACCTGACCGATTTCAGCTTCGATTTCCAGGACCTGCTGTTCACCCCGGTGAAATGA
- a CDS encoding VOC family protein, which yields MGGNGQPSSGSTIIPCLRYRDAQAAIDWLQRAFGFHAQAVYADGDTVFHAQLTFGTGMIMLGSASNQSAWSEHAALPDEVGGRQTQSACVIVTDADAHYTRAKAAGARIVIDIADQDYGGRGYACADPEGYLWWFGSYDPWRADHGQ from the coding sequence ATGGGCGGGAACGGCCAACCGAGCAGCGGCTCCACCATCATTCCGTGCCTGCGCTATCGCGACGCGCAGGCCGCCATCGACTGGCTGCAACGCGCCTTCGGCTTCCATGCCCAGGCCGTCTACGCCGATGGCGATACGGTGTTCCATGCGCAGCTGACCTTCGGCACCGGCATGATCATGCTGGGCTCGGCCAGCAACCAGAGCGCGTGGAGCGAACACGCGGCCCTGCCCGACGAAGTCGGCGGCCGCCAGACCCAGAGCGCCTGCGTGATCGTCACCGATGCCGACGCCCACTACACGCGGGCCAAGGCCGCCGGTGCACGCATCGTCATCGACATCGCCGACCAGGACTACGGTGGTCGTGGCTACGCCTGCGCCGATCCGGAAGGCTACCTGTGGTGGTTCGGCAGCTACGACCCGTGGCGGGCGGACCACGGACAGTGA
- a CDS encoding DUF72 domain-containing protein, giving the protein MIAATRQAAIRCGIGGWVFPEWRGGVFYPVGLPQREELAHASRALRCIEINGTFYRTPTAAQCAQWAAQTPEGFRFSMKAPRYLVQRRELSSTVDAATPFLQAALALGDRLGPLLWQFDPRHPADADALDALMAQLPKQLEGVPLQHALEVRNAEAHGPALVAAARRHGVALVIEDSDEAPLQGDVSAGFVYARIKRSQARLNEGLPAPVQQRWAERAQCWSRGEPVDDLPCLAGPAAETPREVYLLCIGAGKARNPAAAMALQRRVGAPRNSSRG; this is encoded by the coding sequence GTGATCGCGGCGACCCGCCAGGCAGCGATCCGCTGCGGTATCGGCGGCTGGGTGTTTCCCGAATGGCGCGGCGGCGTTTTCTACCCCGTGGGCCTGCCGCAGCGTGAAGAACTGGCCCACGCCAGCCGTGCCCTGCGCTGCATCGAGATCAACGGCACCTTCTACCGCACGCCGACTGCCGCTCAGTGCGCACAGTGGGCCGCGCAGACACCGGAAGGCTTCCGTTTCTCGATGAAGGCGCCACGCTACCTGGTGCAGCGCCGCGAACTGTCCAGCACCGTGGACGCTGCCACGCCGTTCCTGCAGGCGGCACTCGCGCTCGGTGACCGGCTCGGCCCGTTGCTGTGGCAGTTCGATCCGCGCCATCCGGCCGACGCGGATGCATTGGACGCGCTGATGGCGCAGCTGCCGAAGCAGCTGGAGGGGGTCCCGCTGCAACACGCACTGGAGGTACGCAACGCCGAGGCACATGGCCCGGCGCTGGTCGCCGCCGCACGCCGCCACGGCGTGGCACTGGTGATCGAGGACAGCGACGAGGCGCCGTTGCAGGGCGATGTCAGTGCTGGCTTTGTCTACGCGCGGATCAAGCGCAGCCAGGCGCGCTTGAACGAGGGCCTGCCGGCGCCCGTGCAGCAGCGCTGGGCGGAACGTGCGCAGTGCTGGTCACGCGGCGAGCCGGTGGACGACCTGCCCTGCCTGGCCGGGCCTGCCGCGGAAACCCCGCGTGAGGTCTACCTGCTGTGCATCGGCGCGGGCAAGGCCCGCAACCCGGCGGCGGCGATGGCCCTGCAGCGGCGGGTGGGCGCCCCCCGCAATTCCTCACGCGGATAG